Proteins from a genomic interval of Pirellulales bacterium:
- a CDS encoding sigma 54-interacting transcriptional regulator translates to MLAYLVIREGTKWTDVYRLLPGQTATIGRAPTNQIVLKDERCSRHHAEVFLSEGRWTLRDLDSRNGTAIGELAVRGDHPLSPGEVIRIGKSQLAFVHDLSKAFADSSTVLDSPLKASHVLPAAKATTPLRRTVDDASVLSPHEPTTITHRRGETRFLAAEAPSSDDSGISRAGQAAARLCRLGFELAKSPDVASIANLALDGLFEATQVDTGALLLFPRSDVEGPTGESLEVISARTTTNEPYYRVSNFLADTVLREGEAVLARNVMGDSTLTRRDSKGEIHATSVICAPVRRGEKLFGLLHLYSSDAARVLDPEDLEFTLAVAESVAVALHNLGRRQELAENLSVVRDENAQLRERLGVESEIVGHSEAIMRVNEEIARAAPSRATVLIRGESGCGKELVARAMHYASPRRKGVFVCLNCAALTESLLESELFGHERGAFTGATERKIGKFEAAHRGTLMLDEIGEMSPTIQAKFLRVLEGHPFERVGGSEQVKVDVRVIAATNRDLEKDVARGTFRRDLYFRLAVLEIIVPALRKRPDDIPDLAHHFLHKYTSETGRRIRGFTQAAMDLLIRYRWPGNVRELKNVIERAVVLARSDVIDQEDLLLSKLPTAGDTVDNPPQVESTAYVPLSLEEVERRHILATLRSTGWNKSQTATILGIERSTLDRKIRRYELARSGSMPGGRLRADEWSQPSTDTI, encoded by the coding sequence ATGCTCGCCTATTTGGTGATTCGCGAAGGCACGAAATGGACCGACGTCTACCGGTTGCTCCCCGGTCAGACGGCGACGATCGGCCGCGCGCCGACGAACCAGATCGTCCTCAAGGACGAGCGTTGCAGTCGCCATCACGCCGAAGTGTTTCTCTCCGAGGGGCGCTGGACCCTCCGCGATCTCGACAGCCGCAACGGCACGGCCATCGGCGAGCTGGCCGTGCGCGGCGACCACCCCCTCTCGCCGGGCGAGGTCATTCGGATCGGCAAGTCGCAACTGGCGTTCGTCCACGATCTGTCGAAGGCCTTTGCCGATTCGAGCACCGTGCTCGACTCTCCGCTGAAGGCCTCGCACGTGCTGCCCGCCGCGAAGGCCACGACCCCGCTGCGCCGCACCGTCGACGATGCCAGCGTGTTGTCGCCGCACGAACCGACGACGATCACGCATCGCCGCGGCGAGACACGTTTTCTCGCCGCCGAGGCGCCGTCGTCCGACGATAGCGGCATCTCGCGCGCCGGCCAGGCCGCGGCGCGACTCTGCCGTCTCGGCTTCGAGCTGGCCAAATCCCCCGACGTCGCGTCGATCGCCAATCTGGCGCTCGACGGTTTATTCGAAGCCACCCAAGTCGACACGGGCGCCTTGCTGCTCTTTCCACGCTCGGACGTCGAGGGGCCGACCGGCGAATCGCTCGAGGTCATCTCGGCGCGCACGACGACGAACGAGCCCTACTACCGCGTGTCGAACTTTCTGGCCGACACCGTGCTGCGCGAGGGAGAAGCGGTACTGGCCCGCAACGTGATGGGAGACAGCACGCTCACCCGTCGCGACAGCAAGGGAGAGATCCACGCCACGAGCGTGATCTGTGCCCCGGTGCGCCGCGGCGAGAAGCTATTCGGCCTGCTGCATCTCTACTCGTCCGACGCCGCGCGCGTGCTCGATCCCGAGGATCTCGAATTCACGCTGGCCGTGGCCGAGAGCGTGGCCGTGGCGCTGCACAACCTGGGACGCCGCCAGGAACTGGCCGAGAACCTGAGCGTCGTGCGGGACGAAAACGCGCAGCTTCGCGAACGCCTGGGGGTCGAGAGCGAGATCGTCGGCCACAGCGAAGCCATCATGCGCGTGAACGAGGAGATCGCCCGCGCGGCGCCCAGCCGCGCTACGGTCCTCATCCGAGGCGAAAGTGGCTGCGGCAAGGAGCTCGTTGCCCGGGCCATGCACTACGCCAGTCCGCGGCGCAAGGGGGTCTTCGTTTGCTTGAACTGCGCCGCGCTGACCGAAAGCCTGCTCGAAAGCGAGCTGTTCGGGCACGAACGGGGCGCGTTCACCGGCGCCACCGAGCGCAAGATCGGCAAGTTCGAGGCGGCCCATCGCGGCACGCTCATGCTCGACGAGATCGGCGAGATGAGTCCCACGATCCAGGCCAAGTTCCTGCGCGTGCTCGAGGGGCATCCCTTCGAGCGCGTCGGCGGCAGCGAGCAGGTGAAGGTCGACGTGCGCGTCATCGCCGCCACGAATCGCGATCTCGAGAAGGATGTCGCGCGGGGAACCTTCCGCCGCGACCTCTATTTCCGGCTGGCCGTGCTCGAGATCATCGTGCCGGCCCTGCGCAAGCGGCCCGACGATATCCCCGATCTCGCGCACCACTTCCTGCACAAGTACACCTCGGAGACGGGGCGGCGCATTCGGGGCTTCACTCAAGCGGCGATGGACCTGTTGATCCGCTACCGCTGGCCGGGCAATGTCCGCGAGTTGAAGAACGTCATCGAGCGGGCGGTCGTGCTGGCGCGCAGCGACGTGATCGATCAAGAAGATCTGCTCCTCTCGAAACTCCCCACGGCGGGCGATACCGTCGACAACCCGCCGCAGGTCGAGTCGACCGCCTATGTGCCCCTCTCGCTTGAAGAGGTCGAGCGGCGGCATATCCTGGCCACGCTGCGCTCGACCGGCTGGAACAAGAGCCAGACGGCCACGATCCTGGGCATCGAACGTTCGACGCTCGATCGCAAGATCCGCCGCTACGAGCTCGCCCGCTCGGGCAGCATGCCCGGTGGCCGGCTGCGCGCCGACGAATGGTCGCAGCCCTCGACTGATACGATCTAA
- a CDS encoding Gfo/Idh/MocA family oxidoreductase, whose protein sequence is MRKKYRAAVIGRTGRGDFGHGIDVVWKDVPEVELVAVADDDKAGLRKAAERLGVEQTFTDYREMLDKVKPDVVSICQRWVDKHREMVVETAQRGIHIYLEKPLCPTLSDADEMVAACERSHVKLALAHQTRYSPKIPVIKELLESGKLGRIVELRGRGKEDAQRGGGEDTWVLGSHIMDLIRTFGGEPEWCLASVTQEGRAIQASDVIEGNEGLGPLAGDAVRAMYGLPGGVTAHFSSYRGAGGNPSRFGLEICGTAGVIRLATGYLPQARWLEDASWASAAEGTPWKDITSAGVDVDEPLRDGGAQAGNLLAVKDLLAAIEEERQPLNSVYDGRADVEMIVATFEAQRRGGLVRFPLENRVNPLTRLTG, encoded by the coding sequence ATGCGCAAGAAATATCGCGCCGCGGTCATCGGGCGCACCGGTCGCGGTGATTTTGGGCACGGGATCGACGTCGTCTGGAAGGACGTGCCCGAGGTGGAGCTCGTGGCCGTAGCCGACGACGACAAGGCCGGGCTGCGCAAGGCGGCCGAGCGACTCGGCGTTGAGCAGACGTTCACCGACTACCGCGAGATGCTCGACAAGGTGAAGCCCGACGTCGTGTCGATCTGCCAGCGGTGGGTCGACAAGCATCGCGAGATGGTGGTCGAGACGGCCCAGCGCGGGATTCACATCTACCTCGAGAAGCCGCTTTGCCCGACCTTGTCCGACGCCGACGAGATGGTGGCCGCCTGCGAACGCTCGCACGTCAAACTGGCGCTGGCGCATCAGACGCGCTACAGTCCCAAGATCCCGGTGATCAAAGAGTTGCTCGAGTCGGGCAAGCTGGGGCGGATCGTCGAATTGCGCGGGCGCGGGAAAGAAGATGCCCAGCGCGGTGGTGGTGAAGATACCTGGGTGCTTGGCTCGCACATCATGGATTTGATCCGCACGTTCGGTGGCGAACCCGAGTGGTGTTTGGCCTCGGTAACGCAAGAGGGGCGGGCAATCCAAGCGAGCGATGTCATCGAGGGCAACGAAGGGCTCGGCCCCTTGGCCGGCGATGCCGTCCGCGCCATGTACGGCCTGCCCGGCGGTGTCACCGCTCATTTCAGCAGCTATCGCGGGGCAGGGGGGAACCCCTCGCGGTTCGGGCTCGAAATCTGTGGCACCGCGGGAGTGATTCGCCTGGCGACCGGCTACTTGCCCCAGGCGCGCTGGCTCGAGGATGCCAGTTGGGCCAGCGCCGCGGAGGGTACTCCCTGGAAAGACATCACCTCGGCCGGCGTCGACGTCGACGAGCCGCTGCGCGACGGGGGCGCCCAGGCCGGCAATCTGCTCGCCGTCAAAGATCTGCTGGCCGCCATCGAGGAAGAGCGCCAGCCGCTCAATAGCGTGTATGACGGGCGCGCCGACGTCGAGATGATCGTCGCCACGTTCGAAGCACAACGCCGTGGCGGGCTGGTGAGATTTCCGCTCGAGAACCGCGTGAATCCCCTGACGCGACTCACGGGCTAG
- a CDS encoding neutral/alkaline non-lysosomal ceramidase N-terminal domain-containing protein, with translation MTVRNISLLALLIGASLIALVSSARGVDVGFASGDITPDVQGKKPVWIAGYGQNRRATGVHDPLFTRAIVLRDGQDKIALVANDVVGLQYPTVKQIRESLKDFTYVLVASTHNHEGPDTIGMWGPSPIASGVDKDWIDTMVAQTVETVRAAEAAAVPAKASYGTAQDDTLLRDSRIPKVYDGVLRALRFNAVDDGRLLGLLVQWNCHPECMGSQNTQITADFPWATIKTLEEKYNDCPIVYFSGAVGGLMAPPREGRIKDADGKTLGEGDFEFCRLYGEEVGQLAAQAIESSTPLELAPFTFAAKPISVPMQNPVYQMGRMLGILKRDGFVWTGNSDEIGPVMKRGKSKELPAAETEVSYVRLGDLHIAGIPGEVYPESVYGQYQEPVEPNADFADAPLEPSIESLMPGDKWLLIGLANDELGYIVPKRQWDNEAPFAYGRSERQYGEENSIGPETAPLLIRALEMRVKEANAK, from the coding sequence ATGACCGTTCGGAACATTTCTCTGCTCGCACTACTGATTGGCGCGAGCCTGATTGCCTTGGTCTCCTCGGCGCGGGGGGTCGACGTGGGCTTCGCCTCGGGCGATATCACACCCGACGTCCAAGGCAAGAAACCGGTCTGGATTGCCGGCTACGGTCAGAATCGCCGCGCCACGGGGGTACACGATCCGCTCTTTACCCGGGCGATCGTCCTGCGCGACGGCCAGGACAAGATCGCGCTGGTGGCGAACGACGTGGTGGGCTTGCAGTATCCAACGGTCAAGCAGATCCGCGAGAGCTTGAAAGACTTCACCTACGTGCTGGTCGCCAGCACGCACAATCACGAAGGTCCCGACACGATCGGCATGTGGGGGCCTTCGCCCATCGCGAGCGGCGTGGACAAGGATTGGATCGATACGATGGTCGCCCAGACGGTCGAGACGGTGCGGGCCGCCGAAGCCGCCGCCGTGCCCGCCAAGGCCAGCTATGGCACCGCCCAGGACGACACGCTGCTCCGCGATTCGCGCATTCCCAAGGTATACGACGGCGTCTTGCGCGCCCTGCGTTTCAATGCCGTCGACGACGGTCGACTGCTGGGACTGCTCGTGCAGTGGAATTGCCATCCCGAGTGCATGGGCAGCCAGAACACGCAGATCACGGCCGACTTTCCCTGGGCGACGATCAAGACGCTCGAGGAAAAATACAACGACTGCCCGATCGTCTATTTCAGTGGCGCCGTGGGTGGTCTGATGGCCCCGCCGCGCGAAGGACGCATCAAGGACGCCGACGGAAAGACGCTGGGCGAAGGAGACTTCGAGTTCTGCCGTCTGTATGGCGAAGAGGTCGGCCAGCTAGCCGCCCAGGCGATCGAATCGTCGACGCCGCTCGAGCTGGCGCCGTTCACCTTCGCGGCCAAGCCGATCAGCGTGCCGATGCAGAATCCCGTCTACCAGATGGGGCGCATGCTGGGCATCCTCAAGCGTGACGGCTTCGTCTGGACCGGCAACTCCGACGAGATCGGTCCGGTGATGAAGCGGGGCAAGTCGAAGGAATTGCCCGCCGCGGAAACCGAAGTCTCCTACGTGCGCTTGGGCGACCTGCACATCGCGGGGATCCCCGGCGAGGTCTATCCCGAATCGGTGTACGGCCAGTACCAGGAACCGGTCGAGCCGAACGCCGACTTCGCCGACGCGCCGCTCGAACCGTCGATCGAAAGCCTGATGCCGGGCGACAAGTGGCTGCTGATCGGCCTGGCCAACGACGAGTTGGGCTACATCGTGCCGAAGCGTCAGTGGGACAACGAAGCCCCGTTTGCCTACGGCCGCAGCGAGCGGCAATATGGCGAAGAGAATAGCATCGGCCCCGAGACCGCGCCGCTGTTGATCCGTGCCCTCGAAATGCGAGTGAAAGAGGCCAACGCCAAATGA
- a CDS encoding S9 family peptidase has translation MTTEHLAGSTRSFRTVPQLCWILGIAVVLAMNLDSRADEPVDPHRPAAIATTGVPVVPEALFDRLNQYQNVRAAGFSGWAPTKDGLLIQTRFGNSIQLHRVYEPAGRREQITFFDEPVGGTFIPEARDGAIVLSMSSGGDENNQLYLLDRTNGRATLLTDGKSRNLRGPILDDGRQMIVASNRRNGRDTDLYTADPRRPDSMKMLFEVDGQFWSATDWSRDGSLVGMLRFVSGTESYPGYLRVGDKKLTMFDIPGGDTASSGGVVFTPDAGSAYLTSDARGEFHELARVKLDTQKLDWLTGDIPWNVTDVEVDPQTGQVAFVVNDDGASRLYLLEGNKYAPVELPLGIIAGLEFSPDSTRLGFTLARPEAPADVYSLSLGDKQLTRWTYSEIGGLNPQGFVVPTRIRYPSFDGREIPAYYFRPPTASKEKRAPVLINIHGGPESQYRPIFSGMTQYHVGEMGIAVIAPNVRGSDGYGKTYLKLDNAELREDSVKDIGALLDWIAQQPELDPERVAVAGGSYGGYMVLASLVNFPERIRAGIDRVGIANFITFLERTSAYRQDLRRAEYGDERDPKMRAFFEKISPANRVDQIQSALLVAHGINDPRVPFAEAQQIAEKVRAAGRPVWTVYADNEGHGFAKKDNADYLNAVEVLFLEENLVK, from the coding sequence ATGACGACGGAACATCTTGCAGGAAGCACCCGTTCGTTCCGCACGGTCCCCCAGCTTTGCTGGATCCTCGGCATCGCTGTTGTGCTCGCGATGAATCTCGATTCGCGCGCCGACGAGCCGGTCGATCCGCATCGGCCCGCGGCCATCGCGACGACCGGCGTGCCGGTGGTGCCCGAGGCGCTCTTCGACCGGCTGAACCAGTATCAGAACGTGCGCGCGGCGGGATTCTCTGGTTGGGCCCCGACCAAGGATGGCCTGCTGATTCAGACGCGGTTCGGCAATTCGATTCAATTGCACCGCGTCTATGAACCGGCGGGGCGCCGCGAGCAGATCACGTTCTTCGACGAGCCCGTCGGCGGCACGTTCATTCCCGAGGCGCGCGACGGCGCGATCGTGCTCTCGATGTCGTCCGGCGGGGACGAGAATAATCAGCTCTATCTGCTCGATCGCACGAACGGCCGCGCAACGCTCTTGACCGACGGCAAGTCGCGGAACCTGCGGGGGCCGATTCTGGACGATGGCCGGCAGATGATCGTTGCCAGCAACCGGCGCAACGGCCGCGATACGGATCTCTACACGGCCGATCCGCGACGGCCCGACTCGATGAAGATGCTCTTCGAGGTCGATGGCCAGTTCTGGAGCGCGACCGATTGGAGCCGCGACGGATCGCTCGTCGGCATGCTGCGTTTCGTCTCGGGAACCGAATCGTATCCCGGCTACCTGCGCGTGGGGGACAAGAAGCTGACGATGTTCGATATCCCCGGCGGCGATACGGCCAGCTCGGGGGGCGTCGTCTTCACGCCCGACGCGGGCTCCGCCTATCTCACGTCCGATGCGCGCGGCGAATTCCACGAGCTCGCGCGAGTAAAGCTCGACACGCAGAAGCTCGACTGGCTCACCGGCGACATTCCCTGGAACGTGACCGATGTCGAGGTTGATCCGCAAACAGGGCAGGTGGCGTTCGTCGTGAACGATGACGGGGCGAGCCGCCTCTATCTGCTCGAGGGCAACAAGTACGCGCCGGTCGAGTTGCCACTGGGCATCATCGCCGGACTCGAGTTCTCGCCCGACTCGACGCGTCTCGGTTTCACGTTGGCGCGGCCCGAGGCGCCGGCCGACGTCTATTCGCTCTCGCTTGGCGACAAGCAACTGACGCGCTGGACCTATAGCGAGATCGGCGGGCTGAACCCACAGGGTTTTGTCGTGCCGACGCGGATTCGCTATCCGTCGTTCGACGGTCGCGAGATTCCGGCCTACTACTTCCGACCGCCGACGGCCTCGAAAGAAAAGCGTGCCCCGGTCTTGATCAATATTCACGGTGGACCCGAGTCGCAGTATCGCCCCATCTTCTCCGGCATGACGCAGTATCACGTGGGCGAGATGGGCATCGCCGTCATCGCGCCCAACGTGCGCGGGTCGGACGGTTACGGCAAGACCTACCTCAAGCTCGATAACGCGGAGCTGCGAGAAGACAGCGTCAAGGACATCGGCGCCTTGCTGGATTGGATCGCCCAACAGCCGGAGCTCGATCCCGAGCGCGTGGCGGTCGCCGGCGGATCGTACGGCGGCTACATGGTGCTGGCGTCGCTGGTGAACTTTCCCGAGCGCATTCGCGCGGGGATCGATCGCGTGGGCATCGCCAACTTCATCACGTTCCTCGAACGAACGAGTGCCTATCGCCAGGACCTGCGTCGCGCGGAATACGGCGACGAGCGCGATCCGAAGATGCGGGCCTTCTTCGAGAAGATCAGCCCAGCCAACCGCGTCGACCAGATTCAATCGGCCCTGCTCGTGGCGCACGGCATCAACGACCCGCGTGTCCCGTTTGCCGAGGCGCAGCAGATCGCCGAAAAAGTCCGCGCGGCCGGCCGCCCCGTGTGGACCGTGTATGCCGACAATGAAGGTCACGGCTTCGCCAAGAAAGACAACGCCGACTACCTGAACGCGGTCGAGGTGCTGTTCTTGGAAGAAAACCTGGTGAAGTAG
- a CDS encoding M20/M25/M40 family metallo-hydrolase: MRHLLSLSLAIVVSGIASWSLAAESAETTAARAKAYAAALDSVTVDEVRTHIDRLADDTFEGREAGSRGGHAAGNYLRERFEKAGIAGGAAKGGYFQVFGNGYRNVLGLLEGSDPELKHEVIVVGAHYDHVGYGTPSNSYGPTGFIHNGADDNASGTSGLLEVIDAFGKLEPRPRRSILFAFWDGEEKGLLGSEHWAGNPTIALARVKAAINMDMIGRLRAKGLEVSGIRTGAGYRQFISRGNAGAGVKVDFNWENADNSDHHSFFKRNIPYLMLHTGLHDDYHRPSDDAEKINAEGVQQISKLMVGTLGAMADADALPPFRAQSRQETVSLQRNLDRPLPPLVGRFGVVWDPDDKSASGVRVTRVVPGSPAAKAGIKVGDRIVGFDGKPLVEGVDLRSLVIASKSPTQAVIEREGEEKPLELPVELAGSPLRLGVTWRVDDAEPGCVILSRVVPGSPADLAGLQVNDRIHEFGGRTFLTSKDFAALASSLEGSLDLVVERNGQLRGATVELPALEVAAATLDETPIANAAEVPAAADAPLPTPEFVP, encoded by the coding sequence ATGCGTCACCTCTTGTCACTGTCGCTGGCGATTGTTGTCTCGGGCATCGCGTCCTGGTCGTTGGCCGCCGAGTCGGCCGAAACGACCGCCGCGCGAGCCAAAGCCTACGCCGCGGCGCTCGATTCGGTCACCGTCGATGAAGTTCGCACGCACATCGATCGCCTGGCCGACGACACCTTCGAGGGACGCGAGGCGGGCAGCCGTGGCGGACATGCCGCCGGCAATTATCTGCGCGAGCGGTTCGAGAAGGCCGGCATCGCCGGGGGAGCCGCCAAGGGAGGCTACTTTCAGGTCTTCGGCAATGGCTATCGCAACGTGCTCGGCCTGCTCGAAGGGAGCGATCCCGAGTTGAAACATGAAGTGATCGTGGTCGGGGCGCACTACGACCACGTCGGCTATGGCACTCCTTCGAACAGCTACGGCCCGACGGGCTTCATCCACAACGGCGCCGATGACAACGCCAGCGGCACCTCGGGGTTGCTCGAGGTGATCGATGCCTTTGGCAAGTTAGAACCGCGACCTCGGCGCTCGATCCTGTTTGCCTTTTGGGACGGAGAGGAAAAGGGGCTGCTCGGCTCCGAGCATTGGGCCGGTAATCCGACGATCGCGCTCGCTCGCGTGAAGGCGGCCATCAACATGGACATGATCGGTCGACTGCGAGCCAAGGGGCTCGAGGTCTCCGGCATCCGCACCGGAGCGGGCTATCGCCAATTCATCAGTCGCGGCAATGCCGGCGCCGGCGTGAAGGTCGACTTCAATTGGGAGAACGCCGACAACAGCGACCACCACTCGTTCTTCAAGCGCAACATTCCCTACTTGATGCTTCACACCGGCCTGCACGACGACTATCACCGCCCCAGCGACGATGCCGAAAAGATCAACGCCGAGGGAGTTCAACAAATCTCCAAGCTCATGGTCGGCACGCTGGGCGCCATGGCCGATGCCGACGCCTTGCCGCCGTTCCGCGCGCAGTCGCGGCAAGAGACGGTTTCGTTGCAGCGTAATCTCGATCGACCGTTGCCGCCCCTCGTGGGCCGCTTCGGCGTCGTGTGGGATCCGGACGACAAGTCGGCCAGCGGCGTGCGCGTGACGCGCGTCGTGCCCGGTTCGCCCGCCGCCAAGGCCGGCATCAAGGTGGGAGATCGCATCGTCGGTTTCGACGGCAAACCGTTGGTCGAAGGGGTTGATTTGCGTTCCTTGGTGATCGCCTCGAAAAGCCCGACCCAGGCGGTCATCGAACGCGAGGGAGAAGAAAAGCCCCTCGAGCTGCCCGTCGAGTTGGCCGGCTCGCCGCTGCGACTGGGCGTGACCTGGCGTGTCGACGACGCCGAGCCGGGCTGCGTGATCCTCAGCCGCGTCGTGCCGGGCTCGCCGGCCGATCTGGCGGGACTGCAAGTGAACGATCGCATCCACGAATTCGGCGGACGTACTTTCCTCACAAGCAAGGATTTCGCCGCGCTGGCCTCGTCACTCGAGGGTTCGCTCGATCTGGTCGTCGAACGGAACGGCCAGCTCCGTGGGGCCACGGTCGAACTGCCCGCCCTGGAAGTCGCGGCCGCCACGCTCGACGAAACGCCGATCGCCAACGCGGCAGAAGTCCCCGCAGCGGCCGATGCTCCCCTGCCCACCCCCGAATTCGTGCCGTAG
- a CDS encoding methyltransferase domain-containing protein encodes MSTHHRDHSASDARRPLLAIDIGGEGRHAHAWNVNTAGTKTIGRERGEPIPRLIVAHASRLPFAKASVDEVFLERTPLTRAALLEIARVVRVGGRVVLRHVPYDDRDRHALAIRLIPGAVTRGAATLGSQTVLETIICVAELLT; translated from the coding sequence ATGTCCACGCACCACCGCGACCATTCTGCATCGGACGCACGGCGCCCGCTGCTGGCGATCGACATTGGTGGCGAAGGCCGTCACGCGCACGCCTGGAACGTGAATACCGCCGGCACGAAGACGATCGGCCGCGAGCGTGGCGAGCCCATTCCGCGGCTCATCGTAGCGCACGCCTCGCGTCTACCCTTCGCCAAGGCAAGCGTCGACGAGGTGTTCCTGGAACGAACGCCCCTCACGCGCGCGGCGCTGTTGGAGATCGCGCGGGTGGTACGAGTCGGCGGACGTGTCGTCCTGCGACACGTACCGTACGACGACCGCGATCGTCATGCGTTGGCGATCCGCCTCATCCCTGGCGCCGTCACGCGCGGCGCGGCCACCCTCGGCAGCCAGACCGTGCTCGAAACGATCATATGTGTGGCCGAGCTCCTCACGTAA
- a CDS encoding D-2-hydroxyacid dehydrogenase — protein MNSSTRIVLCYPIERRHFDAIQRAAGEAEVVDAGQEGIATEIHAADIFCGHAKVPVDWEAVVRQGRLKWIQSSAAGLDHCLVPAVVSSDIIVTSASGVLADQVTEHTLGLILAWLRSLPVFHRAQAKREFIRRPTRDLHRKTIGIVGFGGVGRRLAQVLSSFKVRLLATDVFPVDKPDYVESLWPADRLDDLLPQVDILILCAPLTSTTRGMIGAARLAKLPPHALLVNVARGPLVVEADLVAALEAGKLAGAVVDVTEIEPLPESSKLWDLPNVIITPHVGGQSARRADDMTEFFVENLRRWRGGEPLNNLVDKQLGFPVRYAAATQRQRR, from the coding sequence ATGAATTCCTCGACACGCATCGTGCTCTGCTACCCGATCGAACGACGTCACTTCGACGCCATCCAACGTGCGGCCGGCGAGGCCGAAGTGGTGGATGCCGGCCAGGAGGGGATCGCCACCGAGATTCACGCGGCCGATATCTTTTGTGGACATGCCAAGGTACCGGTTGATTGGGAGGCGGTCGTGCGGCAGGGGCGATTGAAGTGGATCCAGTCGTCGGCCGCGGGGCTCGATCACTGCCTGGTGCCGGCGGTGGTGAGCTCCGACATCATCGTCACGAGCGCCTCGGGCGTGCTGGCCGATCAGGTTACCGAACACACGTTGGGCTTGATCCTAGCGTGGCTCCGCAGCCTGCCGGTTTTTCACCGCGCGCAGGCCAAACGCGAGTTCATCCGCCGACCGACGCGCGATCTGCACCGCAAGACCATCGGCATCGTGGGGTTCGGCGGCGTCGGTCGCCGCCTTGCCCAGGTGCTGAGCTCGTTCAAAGTGCGACTGCTGGCGACAGATGTCTTTCCGGTCGATAAGCCCGACTACGTCGAATCGCTGTGGCCGGCCGATCGACTCGACGATCTCTTGCCGCAGGTCGACATCTTGATTCTTTGCGCGCCCCTGACCTCGACGACGCGGGGCATGATCGGCGCCGCGCGACTGGCAAAGCTGCCACCGCATGCGTTGCTGGTGAACGTGGCGCGCGGACCGCTGGTCGTCGAGGCCGATCTCGTCGCCGCGCTCGAAGCGGGCAAGTTGGCCGGGGCAGTGGTCGACGTGACCGAAATCGAGCCGCTACCCGAGTCGAGCAAGCTGTGGGATCTACCCAACGTGATCATCACGCCTCACGTCGGCGGCCAGAGCGCCCGGCGGGCAGACGACATGACCGAGTTCTTTGTCGAGAATCTTCGCCGCTGGCGGGGGGGGGAGCCGCTGAACAATCTGGTCGACAAGCAGCTTGGGTTTCCCGTGAGATATGCCGCGGCGACCCAACGGCAGCGTCGCTAA
- a CDS encoding serine/threonine protein kinase: MVSTTFHQEHPTLTLEGQPAERCPDELLESYSAIVDEQRLSWTVHHRLIRRLGAGGQGVVYLSERRGTDQFTLPVALKIFSPQRYPDARTYEEAMARIADVAARVALVQQDHLLDVHNFVDRNRIRMMEMEWVDGYDLSRLLTPTMLEHVRHRVSNRRWEYLNNVIVTAGPVQPRLKPGIAIAVIRDCLAALAALHREGIAHGDLKTSNIMLKRTGSAKIIDIGSAFDMDNAPQRRTCTPNYTAPEILEGGDYSPRADLASLGYVLVEMLAGAPLFTHCTNFRELLEAKRLLVQRLPEILPYEVVCNELLMNFCRCLIAPDPMRRFPNAEAADLVKEGAASFHRQLVKGDLASEYDNEIRLWLEELE, encoded by the coding sequence ATGGTTTCGACGACGTTTCATCAGGAACATCCCACGCTCACGCTCGAGGGACAGCCGGCCGAACGCTGTCCCGATGAGCTGCTCGAGAGCTACTCGGCCATTGTCGACGAACAACGGCTGAGCTGGACGGTTCACCACCGTCTGATTCGTCGCTTGGGGGCCGGCGGACAGGGGGTGGTCTATCTCAGCGAGCGGCGCGGAACGGATCAGTTCACGCTGCCCGTGGCGCTGAAGATCTTTTCACCCCAGCGTTACCCGGACGCGCGCACCTACGAAGAAGCGATGGCCCGCATCGCCGACGTCGCCGCGCGCGTGGCGCTGGTGCAGCAGGATCACCTGCTTGACGTCCACAACTTCGTCGACCGCAATCGCATCCGCATGATGGAGATGGAGTGGGTCGACGGCTACGACCTGAGCCGCCTGCTGACGCCGACGATGCTCGAGCACGTGCGTCACCGCGTGAGCAACCGGCGCTGGGAATACCTGAACAACGTCATCGTGACGGCGGGGCCGGTACAGCCGAGATTGAAGCCCGGCATCGCCATCGCCGTGATTCGCGATTGCCTGGCGGCGCTGGCGGCCCTGCATCGCGAGGGGATCGCGCACGGCGATCTGAAGACGTCGAACATCATGCTCAAGCGCACCGGCAGTGCGAAGATCATCGACATCGGTTCGGCGTTCGACATGGACAACGCGCCGCAGCGACGCACCTGCACGCCGAACTACACGGCGCCGGAGATTCTCGAAGGGGGCGATTACTCGCCCCGCGCCGATCTGGCCAGCCTGGGCTACGTGCTGGTCGAGATGCTGGCCGGCGCGCCGCTGTTCACGCATTGCACGAATTTTCGCGAGCTGCTCGAGGCGAAGCGCCTGCTCGTGCAACGCTTGCCCGAGATTCTGCCGTACGAGGTCGTCTGCAACGAGTTGCTGATGAACTTCTGCCGTTGCCTGATCGCTCCCGATCCGATGCGCCGCTTTCCCAATGCCGAAGCGGCCGACCTGGTGAAGGAAGGCGCGGCGAGCTTCCACCGCCAACTGGTGAAGGGGGATCTCGCCAGCGAATACGACAACGAAATCCGACTCTGGCTCGAAGAGTTGGAGTAA